The window GCGTGTCGTTGACCGGCATCAGGTATCCCTCCTGGGACTGAGCAGCTCGGCGGCGATCCGGTGGAACTCCTCGCCGTATCCCGCCTGGTCGGTGCGGGCCAGCCCACCGACGCGGACCACGGTACGACCCTCGTCGTCGGGCGCCGCGCGGACCCACAGCCTGCGGCGTTTCACGGTGAGCGACGCGCCGAGCCCGAGGATCATCAGGATGGCGCTGACCAGCACCCACACCTGGGTCGGGTCGTGCGAGACCTGCAGCGACACCCAGCGCACGACACCGTCGAAGGTGACTTTGGTGCCGTCGTCGAGACTGATCGACTCCCCCGGCTTGAGGTTCTGCCGGGCGACCCGGGTGAGCCTGCCGCTGTCGACCAGCGAGCGGTCGATCTCGAAGATCGACTGACCCCGTCCGGAGTCGATGCCCAGGTCGCCGCGCATGACGTCGATGGCGGCGGCCGGGTCGGTCAGGTCGGGGAAGCCGGAGGTGAGGATCTTGTCGTGCATCAGCGCGGTCGGTGCGAACAGGCCGGTTACGGCGATCTGCTTGGTGCGGCGCTCGGCGGAGTCGGTCACCCCGGGCGGGTCGAACTTGGTGGCACCCTCGGACAGCAGGGTCAGGTTGTCGACCGGGCGCCACTGGACGGTCTGGGTGCGGGACTCGCCGTTGGGGAAGGTGACCGTGAACGTCGGGGCGTAGCCGTGGCCGAGCAGGTAGACCCGGTCGCCCGCCGTGCGCAGCGGGGCGTTGACCTCGAGGTCGTAGGGCCGCCAGGTGTTGGCCGTGAGGTCGTCGCCCGCCTGGTAGTCGATCTTGGCGCGGAACGTGTCGGCCTGGCCGTTGGGCAGGTACTCGGCGTCGAACTTGTTGACCCGCACGCAGAACGGGCTCAGGTCGGTGCCGTCGACGCGCAGGCCGGGGCGGAACGAGTCGTAGTTGAGGGTGCCCGAGTTGCAGAACTCCGAGCCGTTGGCCAGCACGATGACCTGGCCCTCGTAGTTGACCATCTTGCCCAGCGCGAGCGTCACGATCAGGCCGAGCATGGCGAAGTGGAAGACCAGGTTGCCCGCCTCGCGGGTGTAGCCGCGCTCGGCGCTGACGCTGCGGGCGCCGTCGGCCTCCTCGCGCTCGACCAGCCGCCACCCGCGCAGCCGCGTCCGGGCCGCGGCGATCGCGTCGTCGGGCGAGCCGTCGAGGGTCGCGGTCTCGTGGTGCGGCAGCCTGCTGAGGTTGCGCGGGGTCAGGACCGGCTTAGCAGTGAGTTGCTTCGCGTATTCGAGGGTGCGCGGCAGCAGGCAGCCGACCAGGGAGACGAACAGCATCAGGTAGATCGCGGAGAACCAGACGCTGGCGTACACGTCGAAGAACTGCAGCCGGTCGAGCGCGCGGCCCCACCAGCCGTGGGTGGCGATGTAGGTGTCGACGTTCGGCGGGTTGAGCGAGCGCTGCGGCAGGAGCGCCCCGGGCATGGCGGCTAGGGCGAGCAGGAACAGCAGGATCAGCGCGGTGCGCATCGAGGTGAGTCCGCGCCAGGTGTTGCGCAGGAAGGAAAGGCTCACAGCGGCAGCTTCACGTCGCTGATGAACGCCACCCGCAGCCAGCCGACCACCTCGGCCCACAGACCGGTGACCAGCAGGATGCCGACGAGAAGGAGCAGGCCGCCGCCGACGTACTGGATGGTCCGGCCGTGCCTGCGCAGCCAGTCGGAGGCACCCACGGCCCAGCGCAGGCCGAGCGCGATGAGCAGGAACGGGATGCCGAGGCCCATGCAGTAGATGAAGACCAGCAGGTAGCCGCGGGCGGCGTTCCCGCCGGTGGCGGCGGCCATGGACAGCACGCCCGCCAGGGTCGGGCCCAGGCACGGTGTCCAGCCGAGGGCGAAGATGCCGCCAAGGACCGGCGCGCCCGCGAGTCCCATACGCGGGACCTTGTGCAGGCGCAGGTCTTTCTGCATGGCGGGGACCAGGCCGATGAAGACCAGCGCCATCGCGATGGTGATCACGCCGCCGATGCGCTGCAGGAGCAACTCGTTGACCAGGAGGGCGTCGGCGAGCCAGACCAGGCTGCCGACGGTGGCGGCGAAGACGACGGTGAAGCCGAGGACGAAGAGGGCGACGGCACCCAGAACCCGGTAGCGGCCCTGTTTACGTCCCTCGTCGGTGGTGACGGCGGGGGCCTCGGCGCCGACCAGGGCGGCCAGGTAGGCGAGGTAGCCGGGGACGAGCGGGACCACGCAGGGGGAGGCGAACGAGACCACCCCGGCGAGCAGCGCGACAGCGGCGGCCAGCAGCAGCGGGCCGGACGTGGCGAGCTCGGTGGGGTCCACCCGATCAGGGTAAGGAGTGAGCGTGGGCACGCCGTAAGCGGTAGTCAGTAAAGCGTGCCGGCTCACAGCACGACACATGAGTACTTCTACTCGACCCCCAGCGCTTGGGGATCCAGGACGAACCGGAGCCGATTTTGGGCAGACGACTTGGATGCGAGACACATGGTGACGAAGGCTTGGGTCTGGACCGCTCTGCTGGCGGCGTCCACGGCGGTCGCCGGCTGTGGTGAGCCTGAGGTCCCAGGTGGTTCCTCACCGCGGGTGTCCGACGGGGCGCGGCAGTTCGTGGAGCGGGCATGCCAGTCGACGCCCGAGGCCGTCTCGAAGCGGATACCCGGTGCCGTGGCGACCTACCGCGCGGATGCTCCGGGTGGGCTGAACTGCTCGTGGAGTGCCGCTGCGGGCAATCCACTCGACCGGGTGCTGCTTGCCGCCCTCCAACAGGGCGACCTCGCGGCTTGGCGGAAGCTGAACGCGGGCACGTCCGAGGACCTTGTGATACGAGACCGACCGGCCGTGCTGGCACGCAACGACAAGGGGTGCTCGGTGCTGCTCGAGATCGAGAGCACCGTGGTCAGCGCGGACTTCGGCGGCGGCGACGACAGCGACTGCGGCCACGCCAAAGCCCTCATCGAGGAGCTGACTACTCCTTGATCAGTTCGTCGAGGACCGGGGTGAGGTCGTTGGCGAGGAGTTCGCGCATGTAGGCGGCGGCTACTCGGCCTTGTTTGTCGATCACGAAGGTGGCCGGGACCACGGCTCGCGGGTAGCCCTTGAGGGCCAGGAGGCTGCGGCCGCCCTGGTCGAAGATCGACGGGTACGTGATCTTGCGGTCCCGCATGAAGTCCTGGGCCTCCGAGCGGCCCGGTTCGCGGACGTCGATGCCGAGGACCTGGACGCCCTTGGCCGCGTAGTCATCCTGCAACCGCTGCAGTTCCGGGGCTTCGGCGCGGCAGGGGCCGCACCACTGGCCCCAGACGTTGAGGACTACGACCTTGCCCCGGTAGTCGCTCAGCTTGAGCTGCTTGGACTCGTCCATCAGGTCCGGGCCCGAGACCTCCGGCAGGACCTTGCGGTCCGCGCCGTCGTAGCGGATCTCGGTCTTGCCGCCGGGGGAGACGAAGACGAACTCGGCGCCCGAGGAGGCCGCGTCCTTCTCCGCCGTGCAGCCTGCCAGGGCCAACAACGCGGCGAGACCGACGACCAGGGCTCTCATGCTCCGGTCGCCTTCGGGTCGCTGCCGCCGACCGGTTCCGCGTAGCGGATGTCGATGAGCTGCTCGTCGTCGAAGACCAGGCTGGTCAGGGAGGCCAGCGAGCACTCCCGCTTGGCCGGGTTGTGCCACAGCCGCTTGCCTTCGAGGTAGCGCCGCAGCGTCCACACCGGCAGCTGGTGCGACACGCACACCGCCTCGTGGCCGTCGGCGGCGTCGCGGGCGCGGTAGACCGCGGCGAGCATCCGGTGGGCGATCTGCAGGTACGGCTCGCCCCAGGACGGCCGGAGCGGGTTGCGCAGGTGCGGCCAGTTCTTCGGCGACCGCAGCGCGCCGTCGCCGACCGAGACGCGCTGGCCCTGGAAGACGTTCTCCGACTCGATCAGCCGGTCGTCGGTGGCCAGTTCGAGCCGGTGCGACGCCGCG is drawn from Actinokineospora alba and contains these coding sequences:
- the resB gene encoding cytochrome c biogenesis protein ResB, whose amino-acid sequence is MRTALILLFLLALAAMPGALLPQRSLNPPNVDTYIATHGWWGRALDRLQFFDVYASVWFSAIYLMLFVSLVGCLLPRTLEYAKQLTAKPVLTPRNLSRLPHHETATLDGSPDDAIAAARTRLRGWRLVEREEADGARSVSAERGYTREAGNLVFHFAMLGLIVTLALGKMVNYEGQVIVLANGSEFCNSGTLNYDSFRPGLRVDGTDLSPFCVRVNKFDAEYLPNGQADTFRAKIDYQAGDDLTANTWRPYDLEVNAPLRTAGDRVYLLGHGYAPTFTVTFPNGESRTQTVQWRPVDNLTLLSEGATKFDPPGVTDSAERRTKQIAVTGLFAPTALMHDKILTSGFPDLTDPAAAIDVMRGDLGIDSGRGQSIFEIDRSLVDSGRLTRVARQNLKPGESISLDDGTKVTFDGVVRWVSLQVSHDPTQVWVLVSAILMILGLGASLTVKRRRLWVRAAPDDEGRTVVRVGGLARTDQAGYGEEFHRIAAELLSPRRDT
- a CDS encoding cytochrome c biogenesis CcdA family protein encodes the protein MDPTELATSGPLLLAAAVALLAGVVSFASPCVVPLVPGYLAYLAALVGAEAPAVTTDEGRKQGRYRVLGAVALFVLGFTVVFAATVGSLVWLADALLVNELLLQRIGGVITIAMALVFIGLVPAMQKDLRLHKVPRMGLAGAPVLGGIFALGWTPCLGPTLAGVLSMAAATGGNAARGYLLVFIYCMGLGIPFLLIALGLRWAVGASDWLRRHGRTIQYVGGGLLLLVGILLVTGLWAEVVGWLRVAFISDVKLPL
- a CDS encoding histidine phosphatase family protein; this translates as MSKTIVHLLRHGEVHNPTGILYGRIPGFRLSATGERQALTVAEYLREHDITHVVASPLERAQQTATPIAASHRLELATDDRLIESENVFQGQRVSVGDGALRSPKNWPHLRNPLRPSWGEPYLQIAHRMLAAVYRARDAADGHEAVCVSHQLPVWTLRRYLEGKRLWHNPAKRECSLASLTSLVFDDEQLIDIRYAEPVGGSDPKATGA
- a CDS encoding TlpA disulfide reductase family protein, with amino-acid sequence MRALVVGLAALLALAGCTAEKDAASSGAEFVFVSPGGKTEIRYDGADRKVLPEVSGPDLMDESKQLKLSDYRGKVVVLNVWGQWCGPCRAEAPELQRLQDDYAAKGVQVLGIDVREPGRSEAQDFMRDRKITYPSIFDQGGRSLLALKGYPRAVVPATFVIDKQGRVAAAYMRELLANDLTPVLDELIKE